A window from Odocoileus virginianus isolate 20LAN1187 ecotype Illinois chromosome 24, Ovbor_1.2, whole genome shotgun sequence encodes these proteins:
- the ENDOU gene encoding uridylate-specific endoribonuclease: MRACVPLIVAMLCGLAWAGKRESCASRCNERFDQDAVCQCDRRCPRHGDCCEDYEQLCTAEENLREPEPFLELEEETEGAPASSLYLAPNSCQGRCLEAFDKHHPCHCNARCPEFGNCCEDFESLCGHEGFSHSSDAITKEELQSVSEKIYRADTNKARKEDIVLNSQNCISPLETRDQVDCCPEPLFTYVNEKLFSKPTYAAFINLLNNYQRATGRGEHFTAQELAEQDTFLREIMKTAVMKELYGFLQQQNRYSSEQEFVSDLKNMWFGLYSRSKEERDSSGFEHVFSGEVKKGKVTGFHNWIRFYMQEKEGLVDYYSHIYDGPWDSYPDVLAMQFNWDGYYKEVGSAFIGSSPEFEFALYSLCFIARPGKVCQLSLGGHPLAIQTYTWNKSTYGNGKKYIATAYIVSSTH; the protein is encoded by the exons GCAAAAGGGAGTCATGCGCATCTCGCTGTAATGAGAGATTTGACCAGGATGCTGTCTGCCAGTGTGACCGCCGGTGTCCCCGGCACGGGGACTGCTGTGAAGACTATGAGCAGCTGTGTACAG CTGAAGAGAATCTCAGAGAACCAGAGCCATtcctggagctggaggaggagacagagggcgCCCCGGCTAGCA GCTTATACTTGGCACCCAACTCCTGCCAGGGCCGCTGCCTGGAGGCCTTCGACAAGCACCACCCATGCCACTGCAATGCCCGCTGCCCAGAGTTTGGAAACTGCTGCGAGGATTTTGAGAGCCTGTGTGGCCATG AGGGCTTCTCCCACAGCAGTGACGCCATAACCAAGGAAGAACTGCAGAGTGTCTCTGAGAAGATCTACAGGGCAGACACCAACAAAGCCCGGAAGGAAGACATCGTTCTTAACAGCCAAAACTGCATCTCACCCTTGGAGACCAGAGACCAAGTGGACTGCTGCCCAGAGCC GCTCTTCACATATGTCAACGAGAAACTCTTCTCGAAGCCCACCTACGCCGCCTTCATCAACCTCCTTAACAACTACCAGCGGGCCACGGGCCGCGGGGAGCACTTCACAGCCCAGGAGCTGGCTGAGCAGGACACCTTCCTCAGAGAGATCATGAAGACGGCCGTCATGAAGGAACTCTACGGCTTCCTCCAGCAGCAGA ACCGCTACAGCTCGGAACAGGAGTTCGTCAGCGACCTGAAGAACATGTGGTTTGGGCTGTATTCCAGAAGCAAAGAAGAGAGGGACTCAAGTGGCTTTGAGCACGTCTTCTCAG GTGAGGTCAAAAAAGGCAAGGTCACTGGCTTCCATAACTGGATCCGTTTCTACATGCAGGAGAAGGAGGGCCTGGTGGACTATTACAGTCACATCTATGACGGGCCT TGGGATTCTTACCCTGACGTGCTGGCCATGCAGTTCAACTGGGATGGGTACTACAAGGAAGTGGGCTCGGCTTTCATCGGCAGCAGCCCTGAGTTCGAGTTTGCGCTCTATTCCCTGTGCTTCATCGCCAGGCCAGGCAAAGT GTGCCAGCTGAGCCTGGGTGGACATCCCTTGGCCATTCAGACCTATACCTGGAACAAGTCAACCTATGGAAATGGCAAGAAGTACATTGCAACAGCCTATATTGTGTCCTCCACCCATTAG